The genome window CGAAATTTCGTAATCGCGCCATTTGTCCCAGCTGGACTTCAGCTCGTCAGGTTCCAATTGTTACTCTTATTATACCATATTTTCAGGGTTCAAGAAATAGTCTTGATCCAGCACATACTGCGGGAAATCATAGACTTTCCGAGGTTCGACAAATAAGACTCTTAGTTGATTGAGTTGGATATACTCAATTAGATTGACTAACTCATCCTTTGATAGATAGGCGGTCGCATTGATGAAAACAAGGAGTTTCTTTTTTGAAAGATATTTAAAAACTTGGACAATTTCTAGCATCTTTTCGAAAGGTGTATCACTCAGAGTTTCAACTTTGACCCCTAGAGCATCGATCAACTCTAGAATGGTGATTTCGTCGTACTCTAGGTCCAATTCGTTTTCCAAACACTCAAATGCCAGCAATTCTGTAATCGTAGCAACCAGCTTTTCAATCATGGATTTGACTTTGGGCTTGTCATTAAGCTGATTTTCAAGATCGGCATGTATCAGTTTAAGCATAGCAGGTGAGTTTAGATTGTATCCTAAGACATCCGTTATCACTAGTAATTCAGATTCTTTCAGAGCTTTTAGATTTCTATTAAACAACTTTAATTCTCCATCATCAGTGTACTGGTAGAACCGCTTGACGATAGTTGAA of Streptococcus oralis contains these proteins:
- the csn2 gene encoding type II-A CRISPR-associated protein Csn2, yielding MKINFPLLDEPLAIENATFLVLEDQLTFSTIVKRFYQYTDDGELKLFNRNLKALKESELLVITDVLGYNLNSPAMLKLIHADLENQLNDKPKVKSMIEKLVATITELLAFECLENELDLEYDEITILELIDALGVKVETLSDTPFEKMLEIVQVFKYLSKKKLLVFINATAYLSKDELVNLIEYIQLNQLRVLFVEPRKVYDFPQYVLDQDYFLNPENMV